The genomic DNA CCCCCGGCCGCTGCGCACTTCGGCGGAAAAGGCAGAAGGTTGAGCTCCGCTGTTCCGCCCAACCCGGGGCCGGCCGGGGCAACCCCGCCTGAGGGGTCATCCTCTTCGGGCAGGTCCGGGGGTGCTCCTGCGATGAACGGGCGGCGTGCCTGGATTGTCTGGGGCGTCGGCGTTTTCGCCTACATGGTCGCCGTCACCCAGCGGACTACTTTTGGCGTGGCAGGTATCGAAGCCACGGATCGGTTTTCGGCTACCGCATCGGTCCTGTCCGTCTTCACCGTGGTGCAGCTGCTGGTCTATGCCGGGCTGCAGATTCCCGTCGGTGTCCTCGTGGACCGCTTCGGTCCGAGGCTGCTGATTGCCGGCGGTGCGGCGCTGATGCTGGCCGGTCAGTTCCAGCTGGCCACGGCCGAATCAGTCGGCGCCGGCATTCTGGGACGTTCCCTGGTGGGAGCCGGGGATGCGCTGACCTTTATCTCGGTGCTGCGTCTGCTGCCCGCCTGGTTTTCCGGGCGGCGAATTCCGGTCCTGACCCAGTACACGGGCGTGGTGGGGCAGCTGGGGCAGATCGCCAGTGCCATTCCGTTCGCCTTTGTGCTGCACCGGTTCGGTTGGAGCACCGCGTTTATCGCTGCTGCCTCCCTTTCCCTGCTTGCCCTGGTCCTCACCCTTGCCTGCGTGCGCAACCGGCCGGAGGGCGGCGAGGCACCGGTACCCCTGCCGCTGCGCCAGACCGGGACAAGCCTCTCGGAAGCCTTCGCCCAGCCCGGAACCAGGCTGGGTATGTGGACCCACTACACCGTCCAGTTCCCCGGCACGGTGTTTGTGCTGATGTGGGGATTCCCGTATCTGGTCAGTGCCGAAGGGGTAACCCCCGCAGTTGCGTCGTCGCTGATGACCCTGTTCGTGGTGGTAGCCATTCTCTGCGGTCCCTGGATGGGTTCCTGGGTGGGGCGCCACCCGCTGCGCCGTTCCACTATGGTGCTGATAATTGCCGCGTCCATGGCCGCCGGCTGGGCTGCCGTGCTGCTGTATCCCGGACCCGCGCCCCTGTGGCTGCTGGTCCTGCTGGTGATGCTGCTCGCCGTCGGCGGCCCGGGCTCCATGATCGGATTCGATTTTGCCCGGACCTACAACCCCAGCCACCGGCTGGGTACCGCCACGGGCATTGTGAACATTGGCGGTTTCGTTGCCTCGCTGGTGAGCATGTACCTGATTGGACTGGTGCTCGATGTGCTCAATAACAACGGTTTCTCCGACGGCAAACTCTACGCGCTGGATTCATTCCGGATTGCGCTGACCGTTCAGTTCGCTGTGATGGCCGTGGGGGTTGCGGGCATCCTGCGGACCCGCAAAGCAATCCGGCTGCGCCTTGCCGAGAACGGGGCTCCGCTGCCGCCGCTCCGGGCAGCATTGGCGCGGGAACGCCAGCGCCGCAAGGACGAACGCAGCGGCCCCGCCGGCCGCGGGTAGCCCGGGACCCGGCCGGGAAACACCAGGACGGGTCCGGGCATCCGGGCATCCGGGCGCCGGAGGGTCTGGGCGCCGGCGGGTCTGCCCGGATCGCCCGGTCATCCGGGGACGGTGCGCGGGGTCTGCCGGCCTGACCCGGCCTCCACAGGGCAGGTGAGGGGGCTGCTCCGCCGCACGAATGCACAGATTGGCGAACGGTGCGGCCCGCTGCCGGTGCAGCGGGAAAACTGGGGCTCATGAGCACAGAACCTGCAGACGGCACCGCGGAGAATCCCTACCGCGTCAG from Arthrobacter zhangbolii includes the following:
- a CDS encoding MFS transporter — its product is MNGRRAWIVWGVGVFAYMVAVTQRTTFGVAGIEATDRFSATASVLSVFTVVQLLVYAGLQIPVGVLVDRFGPRLLIAGGAALMLAGQFQLATAESVGAGILGRSLVGAGDALTFISVLRLLPAWFSGRRIPVLTQYTGVVGQLGQIASAIPFAFVLHRFGWSTAFIAAASLSLLALVLTLACVRNRPEGGEAPVPLPLRQTGTSLSEAFAQPGTRLGMWTHYTVQFPGTVFVLMWGFPYLVSAEGVTPAVASSLMTLFVVVAILCGPWMGSWVGRHPLRRSTMVLIIAASMAAGWAAVLLYPGPAPLWLLVLLVMLLAVGGPGSMIGFDFARTYNPSHRLGTATGIVNIGGFVASLVSMYLIGLVLDVLNNNGFSDGKLYALDSFRIALTVQFAVMAVGVAGILRTRKAIRLRLAENGAPLPPLRAALARERQRRKDERSGPAGRG